One window of the Rosa rugosa chromosome 3, drRosRugo1.1, whole genome shotgun sequence genome contains the following:
- the LOC133736338 gene encoding uncharacterized protein LOC133736338 isoform X1, whose protein sequence is MGSACCVAARDKTITTRANSENLHRNVRYSPTWSFRWDNRVGVAAEDTSVSWLSDGISRNDGSEVKFESACVSEEGSPLEHLQRHATQKSIVSEGTAGSVRTPASDQSISRNISMDASLEQVDHIRTKESTESPTVSYPSPAKLSVSLPSTSSLSASPMSSQYHLPPASSTPSRCPRCSPRHQLLRQVSDSRIPGNKSPSYLSISEDRARLPSWSNESARGSRGGSSDSWSMHAFSELMATSNRERWSFDTESFGFNREKITRSNSRISASPSVDLQTCGICSKLLTEKSSWSGQKFIVNNELSVVAVLTCGHSYHAECLEHMTPDINKYDPACPVCTFGEKQIHKLSEKALKAEMDLKARNKRSRNRVLDLDSDSAVFDRLKGSGHQGKGPKMASSSSMRNSSGKPFLRRLSFGSKSARALSENHSTRKKGFFWAKSSKM, encoded by the exons ATGGGGTCTGCTTGTTGTGTCGCGGCTAGAGACAAGACAATAACAACCAGAGCTAATAGTGAAAATCTGCATCGTAATGTTCGATATTCACCCACGTGGAGCTTTCGATGGGATAACAGAGTCGGGGTAGCAGCTGAAGACACTTCTGTAAGTTGGCTTTCTGATGGGATTAGCAGAAATGATGGATCTGAAGTTAAATTTGAGTCGGCATGTGTATCAGAAGAGGGAAGTCCGTTGGAACATTTACAAAGACATGCCACGCAGAAGTCTATAGTTTCTGAAGGAACTGCTGGGAGTGTGAGAACCCCTGCTTCAG ATCAATCTATTTCAAGAAACATTTCCATGGATGCCAGTCTAGAACAGGTAGATCATATACGA ACAAAGGAGTCAACGGAATCCCCAACAGTGTCATACCCGTCTCCTGCCAAGCTATCAGTTTCATTGCCTTCTACTTCATCCTTGTCCGCGTCCCCGATGTCATCCCAATATCACCTGCCTCCTGCTAGCTCAACCCCGTCGAGGTGTCCTCGCTGTTCTCCTAGACATCAGCTATTAAGGCAAGTATCTGACAGCCGAATTCCAGGAAACAAATCACCAAGCTACCTCTCAATATCTGAAGATAGGGCAAGGCTCCCTTCATGGAGCAATGAATCTGCTAGGGGCTCCCGTGGTGGGTCTTCAGATAGTTGGTCTATGCATGCATTTTCTGAGCTCATGGCCACATCTAATAGAGAAAGGTGGTCTTTTGATACTGAATCCTTTGGCTTTAATCGTGAGAAGATAACTAGATCCAATAGCAGAATATCAGCTTCCCCCTCCGTTGATTTGCAGACATGTGGGATTTGCTCAAAGCTATTAACTGAGAAATCTTCGTGGAGTGGCCAAAAGTTTATTGTGAACAATGAGCTCTCTGTGGTTGCAGTGCTAACATGTGGGCATTCTTATCACGCTGAGTGTTTGGAGCATATGACGCCTGATATCAACAAGTATGACCCAGCTTGCCCTGTTTGCACCTTTGGGGAGAAACAGATCCATAAGTTGTCTGAAAAGGCATTGAAAGCTGAAATGGATTTGAAGGCTAGAAATAAGAGATCAAGGAATCGGGTGCTAGATCTTGATAGTGATTCTGCTGTGTTTGATCGCTTGAAAGGCAGTGGACATCAAGGAAAGGGTCCTAAGATGGCATCCAGTTCCAGCATGAGAAACTCCTCGGGAAAGCCTTTTTTGAGACGGCTCTCATTTGGCTCCAAGAGTGCTCGAGCCCTGTCGGAGAATCATTCTACCAGAAAGAAGGGGTTCTTCTGGGCAAAATCTAGCAAGATGTGA
- the LOC133736338 gene encoding uncharacterized protein LOC133736338 isoform X2, giving the protein MGSACCVAARDKTITTRANSENLHRNVRYSPTWSFRWDNRVGVAAEDTSVSWLSDGISRNDGSEVKFESACVSEEGSPLEHLQRHATQKSIVSEGTAGSVRTPASDQSISRNISMDASLEQTKESTESPTVSYPSPAKLSVSLPSTSSLSASPMSSQYHLPPASSTPSRCPRCSPRHQLLRQVSDSRIPGNKSPSYLSISEDRARLPSWSNESARGSRGGSSDSWSMHAFSELMATSNRERWSFDTESFGFNREKITRSNSRISASPSVDLQTCGICSKLLTEKSSWSGQKFIVNNELSVVAVLTCGHSYHAECLEHMTPDINKYDPACPVCTFGEKQIHKLSEKALKAEMDLKARNKRSRNRVLDLDSDSAVFDRLKGSGHQGKGPKMASSSSMRNSSGKPFLRRLSFGSKSARALSENHSTRKKGFFWAKSSKM; this is encoded by the exons ATGGGGTCTGCTTGTTGTGTCGCGGCTAGAGACAAGACAATAACAACCAGAGCTAATAGTGAAAATCTGCATCGTAATGTTCGATATTCACCCACGTGGAGCTTTCGATGGGATAACAGAGTCGGGGTAGCAGCTGAAGACACTTCTGTAAGTTGGCTTTCTGATGGGATTAGCAGAAATGATGGATCTGAAGTTAAATTTGAGTCGGCATGTGTATCAGAAGAGGGAAGTCCGTTGGAACATTTACAAAGACATGCCACGCAGAAGTCTATAGTTTCTGAAGGAACTGCTGGGAGTGTGAGAACCCCTGCTTCAG ATCAATCTATTTCAAGAAACATTTCCATGGATGCCAGTCTAGAACAG ACAAAGGAGTCAACGGAATCCCCAACAGTGTCATACCCGTCTCCTGCCAAGCTATCAGTTTCATTGCCTTCTACTTCATCCTTGTCCGCGTCCCCGATGTCATCCCAATATCACCTGCCTCCTGCTAGCTCAACCCCGTCGAGGTGTCCTCGCTGTTCTCCTAGACATCAGCTATTAAGGCAAGTATCTGACAGCCGAATTCCAGGAAACAAATCACCAAGCTACCTCTCAATATCTGAAGATAGGGCAAGGCTCCCTTCATGGAGCAATGAATCTGCTAGGGGCTCCCGTGGTGGGTCTTCAGATAGTTGGTCTATGCATGCATTTTCTGAGCTCATGGCCACATCTAATAGAGAAAGGTGGTCTTTTGATACTGAATCCTTTGGCTTTAATCGTGAGAAGATAACTAGATCCAATAGCAGAATATCAGCTTCCCCCTCCGTTGATTTGCAGACATGTGGGATTTGCTCAAAGCTATTAACTGAGAAATCTTCGTGGAGTGGCCAAAAGTTTATTGTGAACAATGAGCTCTCTGTGGTTGCAGTGCTAACATGTGGGCATTCTTATCACGCTGAGTGTTTGGAGCATATGACGCCTGATATCAACAAGTATGACCCAGCTTGCCCTGTTTGCACCTTTGGGGAGAAACAGATCCATAAGTTGTCTGAAAAGGCATTGAAAGCTGAAATGGATTTGAAGGCTAGAAATAAGAGATCAAGGAATCGGGTGCTAGATCTTGATAGTGATTCTGCTGTGTTTGATCGCTTGAAAGGCAGTGGACATCAAGGAAAGGGTCCTAAGATGGCATCCAGTTCCAGCATGAGAAACTCCTCGGGAAAGCCTTTTTTGAGACGGCTCTCATTTGGCTCCAAGAGTGCTCGAGCCCTGTCGGAGAATCATTCTACCAGAAAGAAGGGGTTCTTCTGGGCAAAATCTAGCAAGATGTGA
- the LOC133735433 gene encoding embryogenic cell protein 40-like — MAEIRDEFGNPIPLTDQYGNPVQLTDEQGRPMHLTGIATTEGGQSQAIRTGEQQTGIGTRGTGLHVPGTGTHVPGTGAHIPGTGIHIPGTGSHVPGTGAHVPGTGEHMPGTGAGSHPSGTGTTGGVAGVKADEVITEHAVHGTGKPKTVGEHLQQERHTGEAGEHRRSSSSSSSEEDDGQGGRIRKKKGLKEKIKETFSGKHKDEHPEAGPAFKTPTTTPQEHEKKGMMEKIKQKLPGHHPH, encoded by the exons ATGGCTGAAATCCGAGACGAGTTCGGCAACCCCATCCCGCTCACCGACCAGTATGGCAACCCAGTTCAGCTGACAGACGAGCAAGGCCGCCCCATGCACCTCACTGGTATCGCCACCACCGAGGGCGGCCAAAGCCAAGCCATCCGTACTGGAGAGCAGCAGACCGGTATCGGAACCAGAGGCACCGGTCTCCACGTTCCGGGCACGGGCACACACGTTCCGGGCACCGGTGCCCACATCCCCGGGACTGGCATACACATCCCCGGCACAGGTTCTCATGTTCCGGGGACAGGTGCACATGTTCCGGGCACCGGTGAGCACATGCCAGGAACCGGAGCCGGTAGCCACCCGTCAGGTACGGGGACGACCGGTGGTGTTGCTGGAGTGAAGGCTGACGAAGTTATCACCGAGCATGCCGTGCATGGTACTGGAAAACCCAAAACTGTAGGTGAACATCTACAACAGGAGCGCCACACCGGTGAGGCCGGTGAACACCGTCGCAGCTCGAGCTCTAGTTCT TCGGAGGAGGATGATGGGCAAGGAGGGAGGATCAGGAAGAAGAAGGGACTGAAGGAGAAGATAAAGGAAACCTTTAGCGGTAAACATAAGGATGAGCATCCGGAGGCGGGGCCGGCCTTCAAGACCCCCACGACGACTCCTCAGGAGCATGAGAAGAAAGGCATGATGGAGAAGATCAAGCAGAAGTTACCTGGTCACCATCCCCACTGA
- the LOC133738390 gene encoding bifunctional phosphatase IMPL2, chloroplastic isoform X1, protein MLSQIPKSLSFFHNPSIPIPIPNSNSPTLRFSTPNPSLLLAHLPPFSCCRSTLVAMASASDLPNAVVPLPPGVDESELNRFAAVANKVADASGEVIRKYFRQKFDILDKEDSSPVTIADQTAEEHMISVISENFPSHAVYGEENGWRCKETYADYVWVLDPIDGTKSFITGKPVFGTLISLLLRGKPILGIIDQPILRERWLGVSGRKTTLNGKVVSTRTCANLAQAYLYTTSPHLFSAEAEEAFIRVRNKVKVPLYGCDCYAYALLASGYVDLVVESGLKPYDFLSLIPVIEGSGGVITDWKGHQLLWEASANSHATSFNVVAAGDKQIHQQALNSLQWQ, encoded by the exons ATGCTCTCCCAGATTCCCAAATCCCTCTCCTTCTTCCACAACCCTTCcattcccattcccattcccaATTCCAACTCTCCAACTCTCCGCTTCTCAACTCCCAATCCCTCACTCTTGCTCGCTCATCTCCCGCCTTTCAGCTGTTGCCGATCCACACTCGTCGCAATGGCCTCCGCCTCCGACCTCCCTAATGCCGTCGTTCCCCTCCCGCCTGGTGTCGACGAGAGTGAGCTCAATCGCTTTGCCGCTGTCGCCAATAAAGTCGCCGATGCCTCCGGCGAAGTTATTCGGAAATATTTCCGGCAGAAATTCGATATTCTCGATAAAGAAGATTCCA GCCCTGTGACCATTGCGGATCAAACAGCAGAGGAACATATGATTTCAGTTATATCAGAGAATTTTCCTTCTCATGCTGT TTACGGAGAGGAGAATGGGTGGAGGTGCAAAGAGACATATGCAGACTATGTTTGGGTATTAGACCCTATTGATGGGACAAAAAGTTTTATCACTG GAAAACCCGTGTTTGGTACTCTTATTTCTCTGCTACTGCGGGGCAAACCA ATCCTTGGTATAATCGATCAGCCTATTTTAAGAGAGAGATGGCTCGGGGTAAGTGGAAGGAAAACTACATTGAATGGAAAAGTAGTGTCGACACGCACATGCGCAAACCTGGCACAAGCTTATCT GTACACTACAAGTCCACATCTATTCAGTGCAGAAGCAGAAGAGGCATTTATTCGCGTCAGAAATAAG GTTAAAGTGCCATTGTATGGATGTGACTGCTATGCTTATGCCCTTCTGGCTTCTGGTTATGTGGATCTTGTTGTTGAGTCTGGTCTCAAG CCATACGATTTTCTTTCACTGATACCTGTGATAGAAGGTTCTGGGGGTGTCATAACTGATTGGAAAGGACATCAGCTTTTG